A single Cannabis sativa cultivar Pink pepper isolate KNU-18-1 chromosome 7, ASM2916894v1, whole genome shotgun sequence DNA region contains:
- the LOC115696663 gene encoding uncharacterized protein LOC115696663 produces MFLDTAADMWKELNSRYDQGNGPRIFELREALITLHQSDDTVSSYFTKLKCMWDEIQEIFPRIPCTYAAFVNNLASLNQEQVLQFLTGLNESFSPVRAQLLLIEPFPSLSKVFSMVIHEERQRKLKNLQIPTLIATAQDTSASAVAQNPSASTAAANQGCNKRMRPYCTNCHKPGHLKENAFS; encoded by the coding sequence ATGTTCTTGGACACAGCTGCAGATATGTGGAAGGAGCTTAATTCTCGATATGACCAAGGTAATGGACCTCGTATATTCGAACTGAGAGAAGCCTTGATTACTCTCCACCAGAGTGATGACACTGTAAGTTCATactttacaaaattaaaatgtatgtgggatgaaattcaagaaatttTCCCGAGAATTCCTTGTACTTATGCTGCTTTTGTCAATAATCTTGCGTCCTTGAATCAAGAACAAGTCCTTCAATTTCTAACAGGTTTGAATGAATCATTTTCCCCTGTTAGAGCACAACTTCTTCTCATTGAGCCTTTTCCCTCCCTCTCTAAAGTTTTTTCCATGGTCATCCATGAAGAAAGACAAAGGAAACTCAAAAATCTCCAAATTCCTACACTCATTGCTACTGCCCAAGATACTTCTGCTTCAGCTGTTGCACAAAATCCTTCAGCATCAACTGCTGCTGCAAACCAAGGGTGCAACAAACGCATGAGACCCTATTGTACCAATTGTCACAAACCAGGACATCTCAAAGAAAATGCTTTTTCTTGA